In Lytechinus pictus isolate F3 Inbred chromosome 13, Lp3.0, whole genome shotgun sequence, the DNA window AAGCAGGAATGCGAATCTATACCTGCTATCGTATTGAAGCTACCCCCTCTGCTGCCCCCACCACCTCCTCCTTCAACCCCTCCACCGCTCCTCCGGTTCTCCTCGTGCCCCTGCAGGATCTCGGGGGCAGGGGTAACGTCGCGTCCCGCCATGTCGGGCGAGAACTCGAGGATGCCCCTGCCGCACTCGTCGTCGTCGCTGGAGTCGAGGGTCGGGATGCTGTTGTGGCCGGAGCTGCCCGATTGGTTCTGCGCAAACTTCATTCGCCGTGCCTGGGCGTCTTTATTAATAACACCTGGTAATGGACAAGTTAAACAACATggatcaataaaaacaaaagtaaattgAAGAATGAAGGACAGAATGGTGATAATAATCATATGGTGTGATTTagaaagaaatcaaattcaatgaaatgtaaaatacattatttatctcATAAAACTTATCTATAAATTTTTAATCAAGAATGTAATACAAAGTagatctttttctttttaattgacaaataaataaacgAGTAATAAGATAATACAATTTCGATATActtagataaaaataatataaaataaaaataaaatctaaacCATTTTTCAATCAATTTACCAATATGTAGTAGATGAAACTAGTTACCTcatcaaaagaaataaatagcCAACATATTATTTTGAATCTTCATCTTATCATAAAGAATACTGGTAACAAGAAAAGGTTAAGATACACTACCAATCTCACTTTTCGGCTGGTATTTGAAATCATTTGGCTTTTCTCTTTCATCATGGAGTACTGTGTCTGGAATCTTGCAAGATTTAATCTCAGGTTCTGGCTCCTTTCCTAATGCAGCTTgttcctaaaaaaaaatacaatttttttcttcaaagcttTACTTTACACAAATATCCAGCATTAAGATAATGAGGGGTTGGaatgggggagggaggggtaCTTGGATAATGTTCCAAAAAGGGTTAAAGGAATATGAAACCACATGCTTAGATGAgttttgatgataaatttaaCACCCATATCTATGATTTCCAAATTGGCAAATTAGTGAGAActaatcaaatcaaaatttcttgctAGCTAATTTGCCTATTTTGGTTATTGTACATAAGGGTGTCAAAGTTATCATTAAAACTCCTCAAATCACTTTTTGTAACTatgatatattattaaacaaattttgaataatatgttttgtttattattggtTAAAGAGAATCTATAATAggcaaacatatatatatatatatatatatatatatatatatatatatatatatatatatatatggatttTGTCGCTGATGTCACAATTTTGGCTATACGCTTGCAAAATAGCAATCTCCATCCAGAGACTTCGAACCTGAATAGGCCCAAATTTGAAGAGGTGTTACTCCATACTGGGAAATAGGATTGGGATATAAGTAAATTCCTTTTGATTGTCTTGTATTTATCAATGATCTTATGTGGTATAAGGTATTgggtttcatttttctttaatgggtcactttgtaagaaaatatatatattctaaataaaagagaaatttCAAAATCAGATCCCACATTTCTGGATTTGAGCGAGAGGTTCTACTATTAATAAGGCAAACTCATATACACCTGGTGAGTTATAGTCGAAACACACAGGGTAAAAAAGGCCCAGGTCACTTACATCTCTGAGTTCAAAGGTTATTTCTAGATTCTTGGTGAACTGTTCGGCAAACTCTGGGTACATCTCTAGGACTTCCAAAAGGTCATCTCTTAGGATCTTGTGGAGGTCACAATATGTCAGGGCACGCACGTTGCATTTCGACTTGCCGACAATCTCATGTTCACAAATGTTCTCTCCAAACACATCATCTTTACCTGTTTATTAcagcaaacaataaaaacattagGTCAATTGTCATAATCTATTATGTGATTCTCTTCCACCTGTTGGGAAATTTTATCAACAAagattgtttatttatattatttcttaTGAATATCTTAACTACTTCAGTTCATTTACCTTCTCAGTATCATGCTGTTTCACATTACACAAAAATTTTACAAACTTAATTTCTGATTTTCTTTCCTACAGGATTTCCCATTGCTTTTGAGCCGGGTCCATATTTTACTGTTGATTTGTGAAGGCAGATCATTTGCAAATCATTTTAAGGTTACCCAAAATAGATATCTAGATTCAATAGTTCAACAATGTAATTATGAAAGGTAGTAACTGCAAActacaaaaatgaagaaaagtatTTTCAAAACATCCAACATATATGTAATGTACATCAATGTTGCCAATAGAAATCACACAATACACATAAATCCCAGAAATACATAATTTCAGTGGCATGTCAAAAGACAAATTTCAAGGATATTTTGAACTAACCTAAGATGGCAAGTACCACATCTTCTCTTAGAATTTCAATGGAGCCTCTGGAAATAAAGTAAAGAGCCCTCAAGACATCCCCACGGTGGATAAGGGTGTCACCCGGCGGTGCGTGAGTCGTCTTGAACTTCATGGAGAGGGCTCTGAGGCAGCCAGGACTGGCACCCTTGAAGGCCGGACTGTTGTTGAGAAGGTTCCGATTGAGATGGAGACAAATGTCCGCTTGAAGACACTCCGGAAAACTCTTCAAGACCTGGTTTGGAAGAATCAGAAAATATACTATCAATGCTATTGGAAGAGAAGGCAGCTCTGAGGTAGCTTGAAATGGCCACCTAGGATTCTTGTTAAGGAAGGGTTTATAATGAGATGCAGGCGAATGTCCTCTTCATGACACTCTTCAAGACCTGGAAAAGAAAGATcagaatttttcttttcaatttgttATCACTCTATCAAGCCCATTGCAGCAGTCCTCAAAGGCCATCTAGAAAGCAAGATTCTTGTTGAGGAGAAGCGACACTCTGGAAAACTCTTTAAGACCTGGATTGAAAAGatcagaaaatatatttgtgaaTTGCAAATGCTCTATCAAGCCTATTGGAATACAAGGCAGCTCCAAGACAGCCCAGAATTGCCACCTAGGAGCAGAATTCTTGTTAAGAGGAGGTTGTAATATGAGTTGGACGCAGATGTTGTCTCAAGTACATTTCCACGATGGCTGCTGGCACGAAAATCTGGAAATAATCTGGAGAAATCGTACGGGAAGACCTGTCAAAATAGACAATTTGTGAAGAAAAGAGTAAAGCTTTAAAAAACATTAGTTATACTCAACAATCAGCAGAAAAActatgaaagcaaaaaaatttgTGCTACCTGATGATTTTCTAcccacttttcttctttttgtttgtgTGGGATGGGGGCAAAGAAAGTTagcagtaataaaaaaaaatagtttaattaaaaaaaatctatatccTTTAGAAGAGTGTTCAGAAAGATAATGATGCCATCATCGAGATCAAATTTCGAAGATACAGTTTAGtaattcaaaattgatataaaaatacaCATGCAAGTGTATGATATTCAAAGGCCCTTTAATTTGGATGTTGTTATAACGAAAGTGGTCTGATGGCATTTATAGCAGGAGAAACCTCTTCTGTTATTCAATCCGGAAGAGTGTTTATTTTCTCAGCCCTGGTGGGAAGCTCTTATACCCATTTCTACTGATTTCAAAATCAGCAGAATCTCCTTGTTAATACACATCTGGGGccagttgcagaaagagttgcgcttaaacgcaagtcaaaatatcaagtgcAAGTCCCAaatacgggtgcttcattggctaaaaatcaagttgcacaagatttttttagttgtgtttgattgcaactctttctgcaacgggcccctgtgCTATCACTTGTTTCTTATCTTCTAATCTagtttcattctctctctccttcttacctctctctttctcgctcttcctgtctctctctctctgtcctaTTCTGTATGTTTCTTTCCGTCTGTttgtctctctccctccccctctctctaatGATTTTCACTGAGCTggtttatcttttttatttcattttcatctctcTCCCTCCCACTCTCTCACACaattttctgggtttttttctgGGTTTCCTGACTCTCCCATTTCTACCCCGCTTTCTCTCTCCTCAGAATATTCTGAAAGGTCTCCCtctcatatttctttcattgatCCCCGCTCTCTTTCACCAATATCATCTCTAACGTCCCTTTCGCGCATTCCATGTGGAGGCCAAATGGAGGAGAACCGTCTCCTCTCAGAGCACTCAGGTCATGACAAATAGAAGACGAAATCTGACCCTGTCTCAAAGCTCATGAAATTCAAAGTGGTGCCCTAGAACATTGCCTCAGCATGGAGATGAAAACAAACCACTCCTTCACCTTACTTAGCTAGTTTGCATGACCCAATCCCAGATTTGCTGAAACATTCTCTAATAGTCTGAAGATTAAGCCTGGGCCGTAATGGATGGAATACTGGAATCCGTCCGATGTGTGCAGGTTTCGGGTTTGTTCTTTTTGTTCCGGTATTCCGATAAAACAGTGTAATgcatatcaaatagtttaacattttcttcttctgaatatcttaacataattattgagTATGTTTTATTCAGTCTTACCAAGCATAACCCAGTTTACTTTGATTCATTTCAGGTGACCACCGAGAAAAATATGAGAAGACGGAAATAAACTTGCCAGTGTTTACGTGGCCATCTTGTTGTCTTTGTTAGAAGCTAAGCTACAAAATGCATATAGAGAGCGGCATACTCTATATGCATCTCGTAGCTTACCTACTTACAAAAAGAACAAGATGGCCACGTAAACATCGGCAAGGTTTTCCCGTCTtcttataatatttttgtttttttaatgaatgtttgtttaaaatgaaatcaatattatataatctGTGACTTCTTTGTACTTCCCTGTGAATTCATTTATTGGGATACTGGATTCTGGAACAAAAAATTCCTACAAGACTCAGGCCTACTGAAGATTAGACTACCAGACTCTGTCCTATGTATGCTACTGCTTAAATTCATGGTGCAGCAAAACATTGCATCATCGtgtaaagattaaaaaaaaacctactcCTTCAGCTCTTTGAGTTAGCTTGCAGGCCAAAACTCCAGGTTTGCTGACACATACATATGTATAGCTACTGCTTAAATTCATGGTGCAGCAAAACATTGCATCATTGtgtatagattaaaaaaaaccctacTCCTTCAGCTCTTTGAGTTAGCTTGCAGGCCAAAACTCCAGGTTTGCTGACACATTTTATGGTAGTCTGAATTTTTAGACTACCAGACTTGAATGGGGACTTTGTACTGTAGCTTCTTGTGGTGCCATTGAACATCACATCAGCATGCAGAGATAAAACAAAACTACTCCTACACCTCACTTAGTTAACTTGCAGTACCAAACCCTAGGTTTGCTGAAACATTCTCTAATAGTCTGAAATATAAGACTACTGGAATTgaatacttaaaggagaatgaaacctttggaacaagatagcttgtgtgaaaacagaaaaatcaaagaaacagatcaacgaaagtttgagaaaaatcggacaaataatgagaaagttatgagcatttgaatattgcaatcactaatgccatggagatcctccaattggcaatgcgacaacgatgtgtgatgtcacttgtgaacaactctccccattacttaagtatatatttcacttaaactgcctcttttatcacatccatCAGTAgaccatgtgttctttctacaggagggcatgtaatacagatttttaaagaatacatcatggattttgtatcaccataagaaaaagcaaaaagagacattttgggagTATTTTaaagtccatcaaagggaaagttgttcacatgtgacatcacacatccttgtcgcattgcaaattggaggatctccatggcattagtgattgcaatattcaaatgctcataactttctcattatttgtccgatttttctcaaactttctatgttcttattctttgatttttctgttttgacacaagCTTACTTGTtttaaaggtttcattcccttTAAGTTTCTAAACTGGCACAGTGCATGGAGCCGTTGCTTATACTTCTGTCAAGACCAcaaattctctctctccttttttgggtgtattataatttttctttttcaaccaatcaaccaaTTTCCTGCACAGTACACTATACACATATAAATTTATCAAAGATATCCACCtcattctctatttttttcttagatacatgtatatgtaatacTACAGTGTAtactttttcttgaaaatatgatcaatttataaaattgaaaaacaaaggAACAACATAACAATGGACGGGggtgtgcggctgaaggttCAAAACCCATATTTACgggtcattttggctaaaaaggtacccattattaagaatttattaaaatttgacaagcaaaaaaaaaaaaaaggttatcacccaaaattagaggagaatatggacccatgtttaaggccagtatcttAAAAATGGGGctatggacccatgtttaaggccagtatATCAAAATTGGGGCCATGTTTAGGGtttttccagcataaaaccataccccatgtttagggatttcttccaCAAAAGTGACCCATTCCAGCGGCAAATCCCTGTATGCCTTATTTCGTGagtatctcccccccccccctgggatgcAAATATTCACTTTCAAATCTGATTAGCATCTATTTACCATATTCATGTCAATTCCATTGGTATACGACCACGCGTGCTGGAAGTATTCCTCCAACCTCTGTCGTAGGGGGTTTGGAATCTGATGGAACCGGATGAACTCTTTGACCCTCAGCATCTGGGTGTGGTAGCGGGCGGTGCCGGAGTAAAGGCGCTGGATGATGGCAGAAACGTTACCAAAGATACTGGCATACATGAGTGCTAGAGGGAGAGACAAATAGAAGGTGGTGAAATTAAAGAGATggtaaaccttttttaaaaCAGGCTTATTTGAGTTATTAATTCTATTCAATTAAATTTGGCAatatcacacacacataaaaaaagaTTCACTGCCATCCTTCaatattgcatattattttcttaaatttcacttatcatttttttatgtcaaCTAACAAGttcattgtattgtatttaggggtatcacaaaaatattgatccACTGCTATCCTTCAATAttgaatttaatgatttattgatttcacttgtaaatttgttattgtgCAGAGAAAACAAGatctatttttcatatttcatagaCATTTCCTTGGATGCATCAGAATCTACAACATACGTTTATTTCAAACTTACATCCTATCAACATGACACAGATCGAGAAGATTTTCTCCGCGTTGGTGTTCGGCGAGACGTTGCCGAAGCCGACGCTGGTCAGACTGCTGAACGTGAAGTAAAGCGCGGTGATGTACTTGGATTTGATCGTGGGCCCACTGCTGGTAACATTGTCTATGTAATACTGGTGCGTCTCGTTGGCAAGGTGATCCAGCCACCCT includes these proteins:
- the LOC129274298 gene encoding potassium voltage-gated channel subfamily H member 7-like isoform X4, producing MFIIDILINFRTTYVNKNDEVVSHPGKIAVHYFKGWFLIDVVAAIPFDLLLFGSESDQSTTLIGLLKTARLLRLVRVARKLDRYSEYGAAVLLLLMATFALIAHWLACIWYAIGSAERQQLEHQIGWLDHLANETHQYYIDNVTSSGPTIKSKYITALYFTFSSLTSVGFGNVSPNTNAEKIFSICVMLIGSLMYASIFGNVSAIIQRLYSGTARYHTQMLRVKEFIRFHQIPNPLRQRLEEYFQHAWSYTNGIDMNMVLKSFPECLQADICLHLNRNLLNNSPAFKGASPGCLRALSMKFKTTHAPPGDTLIHRGDVLRALYFISRGSIEILREDVVLAILGKDDVFGENICEHEIVGKSKCNVRALTYCDLHKILRDDLLEVLEMYPEFAEQFTKNLEITFELRDEQAALGKEPEPEIKSCKIPDTVLHDEREKPNDFKYQPKSVINKDAQARRMKFAQNQSGSSGHNSIPTLDSSDDDECGRGILEFSPDMAGRDVTPAPEILQGHEENRRSGGGVEGGGGGGSRGGSFNTIAGALAGVNNIVNAVTGTRGASPDSSPIMKRKARHYSNNQNGKNGQRGSQQPDIIVEDVSSFVSNPDIERRLDDLQRQMSRLEVKVTGDMNSILDILHRMHQMYASPPQLLPSRVRQQRPTLPRMRSAPSHPHTSHSSSSPERSILKTHSTDFPAPPHSKSSSRHARTSARSEPSLTGSGGMGRLPQDRDGGVSSLDSPESVEDGPVSRRRPKPPESLILSSLSDVSVDSHSSIHSEEAPVSSPLFTQSAHIPKSSSMPASSSTRISWNGADGDSTSPPIRNTDV
- the LOC129274298 gene encoding potassium voltage-gated channel subfamily H member 7-like isoform X3; this encodes MFIIDILINFRTTYVNKNDEVVSHPGKIAVHYFKGWFLIDVVAAIPFDLLLFGSESDQSTTLIGLLKTARLLRLVRVARKLDRYSEYGAAVLLLLMATFALIAHWLACIWYAIGSAERQQLEHQIGWLDHLANETHQYYIDNVTSSGPTIKSKYITALYFTFSSLTSVGFGNVSPNTNAEKIFSICVMLIGSLMYASIFGNVSAIIQRLYSGTARYHTQMLRVKEFIRFHQIPNPLRQRLEEYFQHAWSYTNGIDMNMVLKSFPECLQADICLHLNRNLLNNSPAFKGASPGCLRALSMKFKTTHAPPGDTLIHRGDVLRALYFISRGSIEILREDVVLAILGKDDVFGENICEHEIVGKSKCNVRALTYCDLHKILRDDLLEVLEMYPEFAEQFTKNLEITFELRDEQAALGKEPEPEIKSCKIPDTVLHDEREKPNDFKYQPKSEIGVINKDAQARRMKFAQNQSGSSGHNSIPTLDSSDDDECGRGILEFSPDMAGRDVTPAPEILQGHEENRRSGGGVEGGGGGGSRGGSFNTIAGALAGVNNIVNAVTGTRGASPDSSPIMKRKARHYSNNQNGKNGQRGSQQPDIIVEDVSSFVSNPDIERRLDDLQRQMSRLEVKVTGDMNSILDILHRMHQMYASPPQLLPSRVRQQRPTLPRMRSAPSHPHTSHSSSSPERSILKTHSTDFPAPPHSKSSSRHARTSARSEPSLTGSGGMGRLPQDRDGGVSSLDSPESVEDGPVSRRRPKPPESLILSSLSDVSVDSHSSIHSEEAPVSSPLFTQSAHIPKSSSMPASSSTRISWNGADGDSTSPPIRNTDV